GAACTCGGACAAAGCACTCGGCAGAGTCGCAAACAAAGAACTGCGACAACTGAAACATCAGGCTCACGAGGCTTTTGACCCCATCTGGAAAGACGGCTATCTCCCACGCACTGCCGCTTATGAGGTCTTGTCCGTTGCTTTCGGACTCCCGATAGAGCAAACTCACATAGGAATGTTCGATGAGGATATGTGCCGGAAAGTAATCTCATTGTCAAACACAATTCTTAAATACATCAGAGAAGATAGCTAAACAAATAACACGCGGCAAGTTTCTCCTTATAGAATGTACCGCTGGTGAGCTGATGAATGCTGTCGGCTCCGACATCTGCATCTGCGATTGGTGCGGCAGACCATACCTCCCCTCTGATAAAGGGGTCTACATTGCAGTCCTTAATCATTGGTATTGTAAGGAGTGCTTTTATGAATGGGCGGCACAAGCCACCTGGTATCCCCAAGATGCCGATGTTGAGCGTAAGAATTTCAGCTTCTATGCTCCTCGTCTCGGAGTCAAATGTCAGTAAATGTTAAGGCGTAAAAATGGCGGGCAATGCGTTTGCGTAACTCGTTAAAAATGACTAACTTTACTGTATATCAGAAACAATGATATTAAAAGTCAAACCAATAAAAACCTACCTATATGGCAAAGGAAAAACAACCAAAAGTTGAGCAAGACCAAGAGGTCAACGATGCTCAGATGAAAACCGAGGCAGAGGCTAAGGCAATCATCGAAAACAACCTCCGCTTCTACTCGCAAGGATGCGAGGTTCCGGCAGACGCGCTCAAACCAATCAGAGCAGGCCGACTCAAAGGGATGTCCGATGTGAATCCGATGTGGCGCATGAAGAGAATGACCGAGATTTTCGGTCCTATCGGATTCGGCTGGAAATACGAAATTGTAAAGCAGTGGACTGAGACCTACGGAAACGAGGTCAAGTGTTTCTGCGTTGTCAATCTCTTCGTCCGCGATCCCGAAACAAAAGAGTGGAGTGAGCCTATACCCGGCAGTGGAGGTTCTGCCATCGTATCAATGGAGAGCAAGGGTGCTTATGTGAATGATGAGGGCTACAAGATGGCTCTTACCGATGCACTCTCAATCGCTATGAAGCCGCTCGGAATCGGAGGCAATATCTGGTATGGTCCCAAAGCGTCAGGGCATAATGAGAGCAAGTATGAGGCATCCACAAGAGAAGATGCCAATCAGAACCAACATCCTCAGCAAAGTCAAGGCACCTCAGCGATGGCGTTCACCGGCGCACAGCTCAACCAAGCCATTCAGGAAATGAACGCAACCACCACTGAGGCAGAATTTCAGGCTTGCTGGCAGAAATGGGCACAAATATCTCCTGCGTTGACAAGCAATGGCACTGACTTCTACAAAGCCGCGTGTGCAAAAATCAACTCTATCAAAAATCCCTCCGCAAAATGATGCAGTTCAAACAATCCCCTGTAATCTTCGACGAGGATAGCCACAGCTATCAACTCGACGGCAAGAGATTGCTCGGCATCACGGGACTTATACACTCAATCCTCGGATTGGGTGTATATCCCGATGCAAGTGAGCACGTCAAAGATTTCATCATTCCAAGAGCCGG
The DNA window shown above is from Duncaniella freteri and carries:
- a CDS encoding zinc-finger-containing protein, with the translated sequence MNLKDDPIVLLGWSCPYCGSPTKLVDDTEIYGRSYGTKCYLCKPCGAWVGCHKNSDKALGRVANKELRQLKHQAHEAFDPIWKDGYLPRTAAYEVLSVAFGLPIEQTHIGMFDEDMCRKVISLSNTILKYIREDS